A single Montipora foliosa isolate CH-2021 chromosome 7, ASM3666993v2, whole genome shotgun sequence DNA region contains:
- the LOC138009977 gene encoding melanocyte-stimulating hormone receptor-like, giving the protein MTLTTFNASVFCSKELTKGLHKQLICISMVNIVFAFTSIAANTLILLALPKVTLIHPPSKILLRNLVVSDLAVGVVEVTIVIYWISMVQEWWQVCRDFFFAHLIASTILVPASLWTITAISVDRLLALLLGLRYRQVVTVKRVYMFLIAFWVSFGIAVLAIGFSSNIAWRIFMATIILLCVIISIYCYSRIFFRLRHHQSQAQAQTQEQANERVSLNMTRYKKTLSTTMWLQLALVICFFPYGALSSFAFREIDKKRSSGFFLALYVTVTLMFFNSTLNPILYCWKMNEVRQAVKETLRQLFCSPDQ; this is encoded by the coding sequence ATGACTCTGACAACATTCAACGCTAGCGTATTCTGCTCGAAAGAATTAACCAAAGGCTTACATAAGCAACTGATATGTATTTCAATGGTAAACATTGTTTTTGCCTTTACTTCAATTGCAGCAAACACTCTTATCCTACTAGCGCTTCCCAAGGTAACCTTGATTCATccaccttccaaaatcttgctTCGAAATTTGGTAGTAAGCGATCTCGCCGTTGGCGTCGTAGAAGTAACTATCGTTATTTACTGGATCTCCATGGTGCAAGAATGGTGGCAGGTTTGTCGCGATTTCTTTTTTGCGCATCTGATAGCGAGCACTATTTTGGTTCCAGCATCATTGTGGACAATAACTGCCATAAGCGTGGACAGACTTCTGGCGTTGTTATTAGGACTTAGATACAGACAAGTTGTGACCGTAAAGCGAGTGTACATGTTTCTAATAGCCTTCTGGGTCTCTTTTGGCATCGCAGTTCTCGCTATTGGATTTAGCAGCAACATCGCATGGAGAATTTTCATGGCTACCATTATATTACTTTGTGTAATAATATCCATCTACTGTTATAGCaggatttttttcaggcttcgtCATCATCAATCTCAAGCACAAGCACAAACTCAGGAACAAGCAAATGAAAGAGTTTCATTGAATATGACACGATACAAAAAGACATTGTCGACTACAATGTGGCTGCAATTGGCATTAGTAATTTGCTTTTTCCCGTATGGAGCTCTCTCGTCGTTCGCGTTTCGAGAAATTGACAAAAAACGGTCGTCaggtttttttcttgcattgtaTGTCACTGTAACTTTAATGTTTTTCAACTCAACTTTAAATCCAATTTTGTACTGTTGGAAGATGAACGAAGTGAGACAAGCAGTGAAAGAAACATTGAGACAACTATTTTGTTCTCCAGACCAATAG